A single region of the Euleptes europaea isolate rEulEur1 unplaced genomic scaffold, rEulEur1.hap1 scaffold_129, whole genome shotgun sequence genome encodes:
- the LOC130493067 gene encoding lysophosphatidic acid receptor 1-like, with amino-acid sequence MADPSAEVPYSVVTQTELIEEPQCYYNETIAFFYNRSGKPLATEWNTVSKLVMGLGITVCVFIMLANLLVMVAIYVNRRFHFPIYYLMANLAAADFFAGLAYFYLMFNTGPNTRRLTVSTWLLRQGLIDTSLTASVANLLAIAIERHITVFRMQLHTRMSNRRVVVVIVVIWTMAIIMGAIPSVGWNCICDLTHCSNMAPLYSDSYLVFWAIFNLVTFVVMVVLYAHIFGYVRQRTMRMSRHSSGPRRNRDTMMSLLKTVVIVL; translated from the exons ATGGCAGACCCTTCAGCAGAGGTACCCTATTCTGTGGTGACTCAAACGGAATTAATTGAG GAACCTCAGTGTTACTACAATGAAACCATTGCCTTCTTTTACAACCGAAGTGGGAAACCTCTAGCCACTGAATGGAACACTGTGAGCAAGCTTGTGATGGGGCTTGGGATTACAGTATGTGTCTTCATCATGCTAGCCAACCTCTTAGTTATGGTGGCTATCTATGTCAACCGGCGATTTCACTTTCCTATTTATTACCTAATGGCTAACTTAGCTGCTGCAGACTTCTTTGCAGGACTGGCATACTTCTACCTAATGTTTAACACGGGACCCAACACTAGAAGATTGACTGTCAGCACCTGGCTCCTTCGTCAGGGTCTCATTGATACTAGCCTGACAGCCTCTGTTGCCAACTTGCTGGCAATTGCTATAGAGAGGCACATCACAGTGTTCCGCATGCAGTTGCATACTCGGATGAGTAACCGGCGAGTCGTGGTGGTAATTGTTGTCATCTGGACTATGGCCATCATCATGGGAGCTATACCAAGTGTGGGCTGGAACTGTATCTGTGACCTCACTCACTGTTCCAACATGGCACCGCTCTACAGTGACTCTTACTTGGTCTTCTGGGCTATTTTCAACCTGGTCACCTTTGTAGTCATGGTGGTCTTATATGCTCATATCTTTGGCTATGTCCGCCAGAGGACTATGAGAATGTCTAGACATAGTTCTGGACCACGTAGAAATCGGGACACCATGATGAGTCTTCTGAAGACTGTGGTCATTGTGCTTG